Below is a genomic region from Sorghum bicolor cultivar BTx623 chromosome 9, Sorghum_bicolor_NCBIv3, whole genome shotgun sequence.
GGGATCTGTGTTAGCTGGCTGCCGGAGCTACGGCAACGTCGAGCTGGCGGAGGTGGCGGTGCGTGAGCTCGAGAAGCTTGGTGGCACTGCCGATGAGGGCGTGTACGTGCAGCTGTCCAATATCTACCTCGATGCCAACCGGAAGGATGACGCGCGGAGGGTGCGGAAGCTGATCGGCAGCCGGGGGATCAAGAAGGTCCCCGCGTATAGCGCCGTGGAGGTTGACGGCGAGGTGAGCTCGTTCGTCGCCGACGACCAAGCGCACCCGCGGCGGTTTGAGATTTGGGAGGTGCTACGGCTGCTAGCTGACCAGATGAGGCAGAAaccgaaggaagaagaagaatttgTTGAATTGATTTGCAATATTGCATGCTCGCAAGAATGTAACGGAGAAAGCTGCTGATACTTGACGTAGTATTTGAGAAATTATAGGACATTTCAATGTCAATGTCATTTGGCCAGGGCATCGGGGGGGAtatggcggcgctggtggcgtGCGTGACGGCCATGCTGctcgtgccgccgccgccccctgCAACATGGTGCCATGGCATTGTCTTGTGGTTTGACACGGGGTTCACCGACAGATTCTGCAAGGAGAAGCCTGTTGTCCTCTCCACCTCTCCCTGTTCTACGCCAATTCACTGTAACAGACAACCTTCACCTTTGAAGAGCCTATCGCAATGGATCAACCCTTTGTTCATCTGCACCTGTTGGCACAGATAAAAGTGCCCAGCTACGAGGTTGAGCATTGTAGCATAAGTTGAAACCTGAGCACTGTAGCATAAGTTGAAACCACGGCAACCAGGTTGATGGCCGGAAATGCAGCTGGCCTGTTTGAGATATTCAGTTTGTGACCCAATATGATGCCTATTTGGGTTTAAGTTTTGCTTCCTCCCTACCATCTTCTGCCATCAGCAGGCAGCAGCAATTGTTATTAGAATTTTATTTATGTGGTTCAAGTTGCTCATCTGGAGATTGCTAGAATGATGATTGTGAGGATTAGGCTGGAAAACTTTCTGGAATGTATAGGGTGTATAATTGTGTAAAAGAATCAGATTCAGACTGGTTGGGCCCAAGTTCAGTGAGAATGATGGGGCCGGTGTTCAAGGCAAACATAATGTATCGAGTAAAGTCCACTAGCGGTCTTTGAACTTATTCATTTCAGTCTCTAAACTCGCAAATCGACCATTTAGATCCTCAAAGTTGTTCATTTATGTCATCCCGGTTATTAAACTCGTAAATCGCTtgtttaggtcctcaaacttgttcgaCTGTATCATCTAGGTCCCTAAACTTGCAAATTATCtgtttaggtcctcaaacttgtttaGTTGTGTCATCCCTGCCCTGTAAATATTGTAAACttgtaaaataaatatatatttatagaacTGTCCAAAAATTATAAATCTAATTTTATTTGACTCCTGTTAACATGTATTTTAAACTGGAATAAAAGAAATCGCCATATACTTTCTCTTTTTAACTGTATAGCTAAATGACTAAATAGCacgtatatttttataattcctAAACATGTATGTGCCTATTTAGTTATTGAACTATTGATCCATGCCACAAGCCCACAAGGCACACAATttgcttggccttgtttagttcccaaaaaattttgcaaaatttttcagatttctcgtcacatcaaatctttagacgcatgcatggagtattaaatatagacgaaaataaaaactaattgcacagtttggtcggaattgacgagacgaatcttttgagcctagttagttcatgattggacaatatttgtcaaatacaaacgaaagtgctactatttctattttgcaaaaatttttggaactaaacaaggccttagtgtacTTGCCATGTGTACGCTAATATTGTAATTTACTTTCGCATTAAAATTAGCCACATCAGTATCATCACTCGTTGCCATCGCTGAGCATATATGATGTTCTAAAACTGCCACTTATACTGTGTTCCCGTGTTTCTTTCCACGTGAAGTTGTAAAACCAGTGGTCAACCCAGCAATCCAGCATATGATGCTTGGCAGGTACCCATTGCCAGTTGCCATATCAATACTTTCAGAGATGTCCTGTTTCTGTGTTAAAATGTCAATACAATTCCAACATATATACTTGAAGAAATATTCAGGTAAAACATGCGTAGACTCTAGAGTCGAAGCATCTGACCGTCAAAGAATCAACGTTCATGGCTGGACTGCATACCAGATATTAGCCAGAGAGTGATAACAATCGTATATGAACATGTTCATATACGATTGTTGACGGTCAGATGCTTCTGGTTCTGGACTCTGGAGTCTACGCATATGAACATGGTGTTTTCATGGCACCCGCTGTAATAACCTTGCTGCAGAATTTCAATCTCATTTGGCGACACCATGCCTGCCATTGTAATCTGTTTTCCTTGAACAGAGCATTGCAGCAGAAGCAGTCGCAGACGGGTTCTTCAACAGAAGAGAGGTGAAGGAGATGGACTGCGAACATCCAATCCCTGCGACCCGGCATGGCACAACTTGGTCTTCGCAAAGCCTTTCAAGATATGAAGCCTTGGCCTCCTCTTTTCTTATGATCTTGTTATAAAATCAAGAAATAAAATTGTTGTTATTCTTTGTTCGACTTGTTACCTCAAAAAAAGATGTACTGGATGTATATTTGGTAGTATAGTTGTAGAGTTATCAGAACTGTGAAATGCCCACTTATGCATGTTGCATCCTTGTGCAGGTAATAATATTGGTGGCAAGTTCAGCTGATGCCTGACAGCGATCCTGAAGAGGACGCGCACCCTGATGAGGCTGAAGGACGCTGCTGTCAAGCAAGGCGCATCCAGAGCATAGTGTCATTTCCCCCCTGCAGTATACGCTGATGCTGGCGTGCTCAACAACCAGGACGTGACGTTCTTCCTCAGCTCTGCagaaaattgttttttttttaatgaatCTCTGCAGAAAATTATAGGTACGCGTGCGCATGCCAAGACTGTTTCTTGTcattttctgtttttttttttctttttggaaaAAATCCATGCCATGACTGTTTCCCTCCGTATCAATCATACCCGTAACTTTCTTCTTGTTTTCTTCCAACGAAAGTTTGAGAGAAACCGGTAAAGGATTTGCATATTGATGAGCTGAGCTGAAAAGCATAGGTGACAGCGGCATTAGCTGCTCACTGTCGACCGTCGACTGGGTCTTAGCCCATCAACGGCCACTATAGAAAGGCAACGTGTGATGGCAGTCCCAGCCCCCAGAAACCAGAACCACACTGCGTAATTGCTGCCATAGTTGAGCTGAGAAACCACTGCGTAATTGCCATAGCAAAAGACGCGGCGAATTGTCTTGGTGGGAGTAGCTAAAAATACTATACAGTAATTTATTATAAGAAGAAAAATACTGTTGCTGATAGAAAAGATACTACGACTTACtgtataagacaagcgaacagaCATAATTGTTTCTTAGCAAAGACCCGGCGAAGACCTAGGGCCAAAGAGACTGGTTGATACTCAAAATTTGGAAAGCTATAAGAATTTAGCTGCCAGTTGGTTTATGTTATATATATGCTACCAAAATTTTATCAACGTCTCACATTTGGCATGCATGTTGCATCTAAATGTTTTTATTCGGGTTTTGGGCTTTTGGCAGCTTTTGCTTCGCCATGGTAAATTTTGATAGCCAACACTAGATAACTCCGCTGCTATCTCCATCTAATCACACTGAGGTGACAGCATGTTTCTAATGCATGAAAACGGTGTCTTCGCTTTCCCACTGATACTCTGTTCTTTTGGGTCCGTTTCGTCAGCCGATGAAGTGTGCGATGCCCAGATATTTTCATTAGTAGATTAGATTAGGTTAGAGTATAGTACTAGTACGCATATATATAAAGCCATAAAACCACCATAGGAGGACGCGTCCTCCATCTGCTCAGGAAAAGAAGGCTGGCAAAATATCTGCCCCAGCTAGCTAGCCTCATCAGTCACACCTGGTTCAGCAGCACTTGTTGGTCAATGACGCCATCTGGGATCGATCGGCTGCAAACGCGTCCATGACAGCCGGATAAGACTTGACAAAATGCTGTGTAACAGCCCCTAGTCAAACCAGACGAGTAGTCTGCACGTACGGCCCCCCCTTGTCTCTTGCCGTCGTCTTTTATATAGTCTCGCAAAAAAGCCGGCTTCGTATGAAACTGCGCAAGAATTCCACACGCCATGGTCggcttaggacttgtttaggccgtgtttagttcccgaCGTGAAAAGTTTTATAATACTGTAGCCACTTTCGTATTgttcaactatggactaactaagcttaaaagatttgtctcaaaaATTTCgactaaattgtgcaattagtttttatttccgtctatatttaatactccatgcatgcgtctaaagattcgatgtgacagagaatcttaaaaaaaattgtgtTTTGAGGTagatgtaaacaaggccttagttccaaaaaaaattttacaaaattttttagatttcttgtcacatcaaattatagtattaaatatagatattaaatatagataaaaaataactaattatacggtTTATTtgcaatttgtgagacgaattttttgagcctagttaatttatgattggacaatatttgtcaaatacaaacgacagTGTTACAGCCCTCAGTGTCTATTTTGCGAAatcttttaaaactaaacaaggtcttagcaGGGCAGCCAAGCAAGCAAAGCCAGCTAACTCACGCcgggtttagttcctaaaatttttaaaattctctTTCACGTTGAATCTTTGGATCCATATATGGAGTatgaaatataaacgaaaataaaactaattgccAATTTGtctgtagtttttttttttgcgaattcAATTTGTCTGTAGTTTGTAAcatgaattttttaagtctagttagtctataattagataataattattaaataatattCCTATCTAGATAACCCTGGAAGAAGAaaaaagtaaaaagaaaaaaccGACTGTCCCCACCCCAAATCCAATTGTTTGACTGGTGTGCTGCAAGCCTGCAACGCGTCGGCATCCATCTACCGTACAGCGTATATACGGCGTATAATAATAACTGCGGCTGCTCCCTCTGTCTGACAGAGTGACGCCCACCACTCCTCCTGCGTGCATCAGCGATCACGGACCATTGGCAGCTGCATCCGCCGGACGACCATGGCCCCGGCCGGCCGGTCACGGAGCCTGCCTGTGGATCGGTGACGGTGAGCCCGCAGCCGCAGCTAGAGCGCTGCGCCGGTACTCATTGCCGTCCCTTCCTCCCGGCAGCGGCGCAGAGCCCCAGAGCAGAGCAGGCGTATCCCTGGCAGATTCACCACCcaggacggcgacggcgacggcgacggagaGGACCACCGTGCTCGTGCTTGCTCATGGAGCAAAGGGCACAGGACTCAGGAACAGCCATTAACACCATGACAGTGGCAGGCAACAAGACGGCCAAGGCCAAAACCGGGCGAGAGCCTGATCCGTCCATTACACAAGGGCATGGGATCGGAGACAGACCGACAGAGCTCACATGCCATGGCAGGCCATCTTTAGAGCTCACATCGCCGtcaccgctgctgctgctgctgtgctaCAACATGCAATGCCGGAATTCAGGAATTGAGAGATCACCAGTCCAGTCGACCTCGCCGGCCGGCCACAGTTCCCGACTGTGCTGTGCCTGCGACTGTTACATACAGTACACCGATCACCGATGGTGCTACTACATGTCTGTGGCTCAACTCTCAACCATAGCACAAGCACAGCTGCATGGACATTGAACAGGAAGGAATGGAATCTTATAGCCGGTGACAATGGAATACGGCAATGGCCCAGGTGAATCCTGGCACGCCCAAAAATAGGACAGACAGACATGGACATGggggaggaagatgagaatgcATTACACTACTTATTTTACTAGTAGTATATATCTATATAAACCCACCACGATCACGCTTGCTTGGATGTCCTCATCTTGGAAAGCCAGTGGCAATGGCTGCTTCAGCTTCACCACCACAAGCCAAGCCAGCCGGCCGATCAGCCAGAGCTCTGCTCCACTTGCACAGGATCCATCCAATGCCGATCACAGGTCGTGCTCGGGCTTGTCCATGCCATTGTCGCTGTCGGCCATCCGGCTCGACCCGCGCCCGATCTTGGAGAAGGACCCGGCCACGGCGGACGACAGCCCCTTGAAGCTGCTGCTCCCGCCGTCACTGAGGTTGTGAGACCGCCGGGACCGCCGCCGGACCAGCTGAGGTGAggaggccgccgccgcagcagcctTGTCGGTGTCGGCGTCCAACGACGCGGTGCTTGCTCGGGCCACCAGTAGCCGTGAGATGTTGCCGCGGCAGAATGGGCAGGCCGGCGACGGCAGTGTCAGCGTCGTCGGGTTGGGCTTGCTGTGGCAGCACAGGGCTAGTGTGCATGGCGCGCACATCTGGTGACCGCAGTCTTGCACCTCGATCGTGCACGCCTGGTCGAAGCAGATGCAGCACAGCTCCGTGTCGCTCGTCTGCAGGGTGAAGGGTTCGAGTGTGAGCACAGATGAACGGTCGGTGATGCATTCCATTTGCTAGGCAACACACAGCAATGAACTGCCGGATGATGATCATGGTTCATGCAATTCTATTCTACTCTCACAATTGTCACAGAAAGCACTGAACAAGCATACCTCTGACGACACATCATCAATGGCATCGGCATCAATCTCATGCTCGCAAGTGGAAGGTGGCGATGATGGCGGAGAATACTTTGTGCCCTTCAGGATCTTCTTCTCCCTCTCCCTGTTGGCTTCCATCAGTGCCGCTTCCAGGAGAGCCTTCGCCTCCGGGTCTAGCTCGCTGATGAACTTGAGCGGGGAAGGCCACACCATGGGCTCTGCCGACGAAGGGTTCAGCAGCGCCGCACACGCCTCGTGATTGCGCTTCAGCGCAACGGCATATGGAATCCTCCTGCAGGGACCAAAACCATCCATTCGTTGTGAGATCTAGTGGGAGAATATGATCAATCCGTTTGCATTCGTTCAGCAAAAGCGTAAATTCGAGAACTACGCGGTGAGCAGCTGTGGCCTCTTGTTGAATTTTTCCAAATGTGAATTGGGCAAGTGGTTGATGATGACTCCACTTGCAAATGAGAATACAGCAAGTGGTTGATGACTGACTCCACTTGATAGAAGACCAGAGACCGGTTGCGTTCAATGTGGGACCCATATTTGTTCTTGTTCGTCAGACCCACATCTAATCTCTACTCGATCTACACAAGATGTGGTGCTCACCCTGCTGAGTCCCTCTGGAGACGATCTGCGCCCCAGGCGAGCAGCTTCCGGATGCAATCCAGGTTCCCGCTGCGAGCGGCCAGATGCAGCGACGTGCTGCCGGGGAACCTGCAGCACCGACGGCGAGTACATGGGTGAGCAGCTGCAGCCTGACTGACGTTGCAAGAGGAGACCGACGACCACGCGGCGCAGATAAGACAAGACAAGATTAGCCTACCCGTAGGAGCCGGTGAGGGCGGAGACAATGGCGCCGTTCTCCAGCAGCACCTGCACGCAGCCGGGTCGGCCCTGCCTGGCGGCGAGGTGCAGCGGCGTGGCGCCGTGGTCGTCCCTGACGTTGACGAACCGGGCGAAACCCCTGCCAAGCTTCCACAGCAACAAGTGAGTCGTCGTCGCCGGGCGGCAGACGGCGGAGCCGACACGAGAAAAGGAGGCGAAGGTCTCACCATGAGTCGGCCACCGGCGTGGTCCGCGCCGCCGTGAGGATGGCCTGCAGGCAGTCGACGTTGCCGAAGTAGGACGCGTGGTGCAGGCAGGACCGCCCGTGCAGGGAGTCGAACATCAGGATCTGGCACACACAGATCGGACAGCGCCGGCGGTTAGTTGGTTAGCTAGTCACTCGCACTAGGAAGAAGGGCAACGAGGAGTTGGGAGGATCTGCTCACATTGGCGCCGGCCTGCAGGAGCTTGAGCACGCAGTCGATCTTGCCGTGCATCGCCGCAAGCATCAGCGGAGTCTGGACAGAGAAAAACAGGCAGGGGAAAAAAGATGAGATTTTTGTCCTTTGATTTGATTGGAAGCGGTAAAAAAAAAGGGGGCAGATTTTGAAGCAGGTAGCCCGGGAGAGATCCTCTGCAAAGGGGAGGGAGAAAAATAGGCGTCGATGGGATTGGGATCCCGCACCTGCTTGTGCCGATTCACCGCGTCCGGCGGCACCCCGTGATCCAGGACCATGGACAGCACCTGCAGGAAGGAGATGGAGAGAGGTGAGCGAGGTGGTTGGCTGGCTGGCAGCTGACTCAGAAGCCAGGCCATGGATGGACGGGGAGCatagcagagcagagcagagcagagcagagcagagcagagcagaaggaagaggaagaggaggcaccTCGAGGCGGCCATTCGCGGCGGCGATGTGGAGCGCGGAGAGGCGGTCGTAGAGGGTGGCGCGGCGGGCGAGGGAGGGGTCAGCGGCGAGGAGCGCGCCCAGGGCGTCGAGGTCCCCGACCTGCGCCGCGCGGAAGTAGTCGTGCTCGTCGCCGGTGCGGGCGCAGCTGACGCCGTGCCCCATGGCTGCTGCCCgagctgccgccggtcggctcGCTTGCTTGGtactctcctttttttttctttttctgtttgGGTGGGGTAAGGTAACAGAGGAGAGCGAGCGGCTGCTCCGGCCCGACTCCACCCGCCGGCGGCGAAGTGGTGGGGGAGGTAGGTGCCGGGGCCGGGCTCCCGCAGCGCCGAGGGCTTTACGCCGAGGCAGCAGGCAGCGTGGAATGGGGAAAGAGTGGCGACGGCTTTACGCCTTTTTATCAACGCCCCTCTCTCTATCTGTCGCTCtcttgtctctctctctctaaaaacaaaaaaaaataaggaTTTTGAAGTAGAAATATCTCTGGTTTTCTTTATTAGTAATTTTCTGTTGATGATGTCGTCCGCGGTAAGTGTAACCGCTAATTTGACGCCTCGTTCACCGACAGCCGTGACTCCAAAATCCAACCGCTGAGCAAAGATGGTCTCTCCGTCAAAAACGAACGTAACAATTTTTGTTTTTCGATGAGTCAAACAATTTGATGTTTAGTCAAATttacataatatttttaatatacaaAGATACTATTGGATTAACTATGAGATATATTTTGCTTATATAATATGAGGACATGAACATTGATACCATTTCAATTGAATTTGCTTAAATTTATGAAAGATCGACTTTGTTTAAACTTAAAACTTAAGAAAGATTGACTTTGTTTAAATTTAGAAtggtgttttctttttttttatttttaagttTCTTGGTTTTCATTATCAACTATCTAAAGCCTCAAATAGGATCatatcatgcacacatgttggagTTACATACCAGCAATGCATGTATATGACTTGTTTAGCTAAAACATGAGCAAATTTATTGTAAATTCCACAAATAAAAGAAAGagagaacttttgaaaggcaagATCAGGTTTCTTTTGGACAGAGGGAGAAGCCGtttttgttcattggatttagcTGCCGCTGTTATTCATGTCCTCTTTTTTTCCCTCGAGGGTTATTCATTATTCTcttattcttttttttgttgACAAAATTATTCTCTTATTCTTAGTCTTTCGGCGTGCGATTATTAGATTCATTAGTAGATGCTAACAATGTTCTTTTCAAACCTTCTTTATCTCACCACCATGCTCGTGATCATTTTGGGCCACCAGAACCAACAAGTAACACATATTTAACCGCTTTGTGATTCCAAAAGGCACGTGAAATGAATGAATTTTAAGGTGATGTCGAAACAATTAACTTTGAACGGCCTCCTTTCTCCGAAGTGGCATGTTCTTTTTtaacaaaatttttaaaaaagagAAGTGAGCTAGATTCGAAAGCTTTTTTGAGCGTATGTGTGTCCGAATATAACCAAAGAGTAGACCCATGCTTGAAATCGTGTCGGCGCTATTGGACATGTCCTTTTCTTTTCTGGTATGGCCTTTACCCTTTTTTTctcaaccttttttttttctcctaaTGTAATGTAGTGTAATGGTGTGGGTACAACAGCAAGCACAGCATTGTTGAACCTAATGATGAAGGTTTTGGTATTATTATATACCTTGCGGCCAATGCGGCTAAGGAGAGGGCTTTATTGGAAAGAGTATTACtctatttttaatttctttttgaGCTGATTTATTGACTTCCACTTGGGTGCTACAAGGTTGAGGTATGAGTCTTGACCATGAACTCGGCAGATGACTGAATCAACACAATTGTGTGGAAAAGCATAAGCACACAACCATTTTCCACAAACGTGCATGTGCAACAATAATGTAAGACCTCCTTTCAACTTAGATGGATCTCCAAGTTAGAGGTACACGTGTCACTGGCTGGTGGATCTAATTGCAATGGGTTTACCTGCCACGCACGAGTCTCTTTTCGTTCTAAAATAAAGCAATTTTTAGAGTAGTTTAAGACAACTATTTTAATCTAGGCCtgatttataaaaaaaagaacatcaatatttatgatactaaaATTAATGTCATACATTTTCATAGCGTGAATATGATGTCATAAATTATGTACTCATTTAATTAAATTCAgttaaaatttaaaagttttagttAACATATCTGGAAAGCTTATTTTCTTAGAATGGAGTTTTATGGGGGTGTTTGCTATTGTTGTACAAGCTCTGCTTCACAAACTTTATTATGGATGAAAAGTTAGAGTTTGTAGAGCATAACTTCACATTTTTTTCCTCGAGCAGAGTATGTAGTTTAAATTATTTAGCTAAGAAAAACAAGGagcggagcagtcccaaacaatCTCACGTTAATCTTGGAACCCATGATACTATGTTGTAGTATAAGGGGTTGTTTGATTGGAGGTATTAAATTTTAACatatactgtagtatttttgttttatttgacaattagtatctaattatagactaattattatGCTTAAAAGTTTCGTcttataaattattttttagttgtgtttttagttttataaatagtctgCATGTGTTCAAATATTTTATATGATAGCTGTTAAAAAAACTAGAGCAACCAAACACAGCCCAAAACTACGAATGAATCAGGATATTTGCAAAGTTTGCATGAACCTAGCTTAGCTGTAAAGCTGTGGCTAGGCATCAAGGCCATACCGTGGATGTGATGCTCGCTTCGTTCTGGTGTGGCTTGTTTTTCTCCAACACCATGCATGTCCGATGCGATTCAGTGCGAAGTCCCAGTTTCATGTTGGAATCGGGAAGCGCAACATCGTCGCTGGATCCAAGTGAAGTGCGTGTAACGTGCCAACAGATCCACAAACACGACAAAATACCAAGTGATTATTAAAAGTGCATCATCAGTGGCAGTGGAACGTACGGCGCCACTCGAGTACAAAGCTCGGgcgtccaaaaaaaaaaagagtaataATTCTAAATTTGAATCAAGTCGATTTTTACACACACAAAAAAGTTAAATAAACATGAAGAAAACAGTACTTGTATTAGTAGTAACTTTTTATAGGTTTGATCAAACTTCAAATTATTTGACTTGATTGAAAAGTgagaattgtatttttttttaaaaaaaaaataggggAGTTGCGaactaaaaccctaaaccctaattaTAACAAGAGAACcaataattagattaatttTTAGTCATACGTCACTACTCTCTTGCATTGCATGGTCACACTTTCGGGAAAAACCTCATACTTCATTGCCAAATATAGTGCAAAGAGGAGCTAAGTGGCTAGCCTATGCCATGCATGTAAATTAATTAGTGTAGGATTAAATTTTAGTCACCTATTCAGCTAAAATTTGATCTTAGCACGAACCAGTGAACTAAGGTACAGTTTGATATATGGTGATATCCAATGATTACATAACTATTGAGGTAGATTTGTGTGCAACCAAACAAAGCCTAAGGGGAGGCACACCAGAGATGAAAAACCTCTCCATAATGAACTAAATaattattcaaatttttttctcaTGGACTTCCCATCCTAGAAAAAGCCAGGGCCTTTAGGATTGGCTTTTCATATTGATCAAGCCATGTGTCGAAAATTATGGAACGAACTGATCTGACGCACTATTGAATTGAGTTTTTTTAGCAGGTCATGTCAGGTTGATATATCGGATCAGATCAGGTGGCGTATGAAACTTTTGCTAGTGATgtggagttctcctagtgtttagCATTTAATATTTAGTATAAAATTTTCCCTACCAAATGCCTCTCATATGCTATGACTAACAGTAGTGTTATTATTACTACTTAAAAACATTAGAAAAACTTTGCCATTTTGGCAGTGATATCTCTAGTTTAATGGGCAGTATGGCCACGTGAATGGGTTAACATGGACATGCTGATGTGGCTAATCATGACATGGGCCTAGTTAGACAGTCCCAAATATATTAAATAAGTGAAAGAACTTatgtttgtttatttattttgtcaaataattctaacAGATGCATAAGGCTAATGATGCTCATCAAATTCTAAGTATCATGCTAATAGCAGATTTGGGTCGTGATGAGGAAAACCCCTGGCCGTGGGGATTTTGGCTAGTACTAACTTGAATTCATAAGTTTAGGAAAAGAAAACCAAGGGGAAATGACACCTGTATAGGCCATAGCCCATTGGTGGGGATCGATTCTAGCATATATATATTGCCATCTTTCATTAATCTCACAAACAATGCAAGACTGAATTTTTTTAttgcacacatgcatgcatggctccAAACACTCACAAATCCCAATTTAGGGCCTAGACTAGATAGATAGGGGTCGGAAGGAACAACCGAGTGTGGACCGTGCGGTCTTGGTTGATGTACTTCTTCAACAAGGGCAACTACTAGTCTACGTTTGGGGCGAGAACCTAGGCGAATGGAGTGCATGCATGGTCACCATTAATATTTCGCGTTGATTGACTCCAATTAATTTCCATCCGTCGACCATCTCCGTTGGTCGTTTCAATCTCATCAATtcatcatgcatgtgtcgtGCATGCATTC
It encodes:
- the LOC8068682 gene encoding E3 ubiquitin-protein ligase XB3; protein product: MGHGVSCARTGDEHDYFRAAQVGDLDALGALLAADPSLARRATLYDRLSALHIAAANGRLEVLSMVLDHGVPPDAVNRHKQTPLMLAAMHGKIDCVLKLLQAGANILMFDSLHGRSCLHHASYFGNVDCLQAILTAARTTPVADSWGFARFVNVRDDHGATPLHLAARQGRPGCVQVLLENGAIVSALTGSYGFPGSTSLHLAARSGNLDCIRKLLAWGADRLQRDSAGRIPYAVALKRNHEACAALLNPSSAEPMVWPSPLKFISELDPEAKALLEAALMEANREREKKILKGTKYSPPSSPPSTCEHEIDADAIDDVSSETSDTELCCICFDQACTIEVQDCGHQMCAPCTLALCCHSKPNPTTLTLPSPACPFCRGNISRLLVARASTASLDADTDKAAAAAASSPQLVRRRSRRSHNLSDGGSSSFKGLSSAVAGSFSKIGRGSSRMADSDNGMDKPEHDL